The following is a genomic window from Mus pahari chromosome 1, PAHARI_EIJ_v1.1, whole genome shotgun sequence.
CTAAAAGAGTTGAGCAATTTTTTGATTagcaggtacagttataataCTATGAGGGGAAGCAACCATGATTTgaatttctccctcataatcattatttaagacacctggataaatctgcagacCTTTTACAATAGAACTACTATGTCCTACAAGAAAACCCCAAGTTTCTGCAGGTAAAGGTCCAACGACTCCCGTAAGGAGAGTctgaactcccatttctggggttaatactgTGTGGGTGGTGGAANAGAGCTCCAATCCAGCACTTTTTGGGATTGCCCTGAGGAGTTCAAAAATGGATTTCCTTGGCTGGGCAGCAGTTTCGAGGCCCCATAAACCGCATGCCGTTCATAACCCAGGGCCTGGAGTGAgcccctcctctggcttcctggcaATGGCTGACCCTGCCGGTCTGTCTTAGACTTACATTCCCTAGCCCAGTGGTTACCCTTCTTGCAGCGAGGGCAAATTCCTGGGGCACGGTTTATTTTTCCGCCCtcagcaattttattttttggagagtTGCCTTGAAAATGACCAACATTCCCACACTTAAAACATGCATTGTCCCCTCGTCTATGTGATGGCATTTTCCACGCGGTGCTCCCTTGTAAAGTAGCCGCCAATGCTAGACTCTGACCACAGGATGGACCGATCTCTGCACAGAGACGAATGTACCCCGCCAAATCCATCTGTCCTTTGTACGGCCGAATAGCGGCACGGCATGCTGCATTAGCATTTTCATAAGCCAGTTGTGTAACAAAAGGGATTCCTGTTTGAGAATCTCCAGCAATTTTGCTAGCTGCTCTAAGTAACCTATCCACGAACTCCTGGTAAAGCTCATCAGGGCCCTGCCGAATGCCGGATAAACCTCCATTGAAATCCCCTGTAGTAGGTAATAAATTCCACGCACGGTGAGCAGCCCTAGCAACCTGTGCATAAACTCCCACAGGAAATCCGATNtgatttagattgccttcatatttACCTTCTCCCAATAGCATGTTAATATCCCAATTTGGGTTACCAGCCTGCACATTTAAACTAGCGGTTCTTTTACAAGCCTATTGCCACTCAGCACTCCAGAGTAAAAAAATCTTCTCCTGACAAGGTAGCCCTACACAAcgtcttccaatcttgggggCTCAAATGTGACTCCACAAGCATATCTAATAAGGCTTGCGTGAAGGGGGCTGTGGGGCCATACTGTGCCACAGCTGCTTTTAATTCctttatcaccttgaactccaagGTCTGGTATTGACCGACCCTATTATTTTGCTGGTTGAACATTTTCGCTGCGGGGAAAGCCAGCACGTTAGAAGAATCATGTCCTTCCCCACGAGTTCTACATACGGCTTCCTCTAGCTGTGGTTGATGAATTTCAGGGTAAATattttttcctgcaaatgacgCGGCTTTCAGCTCTTGAAGCTCCTTCGTCAGTTTTTGCAAATTAATTTCGAACTCTAACTTGCATAGTTGTAAATCCAATTGAGCAGCCCCTGCTTTAGCGGAGGTCATAGGTGGGACAGAGGATTCGGATTTGTACAAAGACCAATCCTCGTCAGAATATCTGGTGGCTCCTTTTTGTAAAGGATCCCCTTCTTGAGGTGTTAGCTCATCATCGGAATCTCCATATCTCCCTAATTTAGAGTTTCCCTGACATTCTTTAAGCTCAGCCTCAGTACTATGGAAGGCCAGCAGAATCTCTTCATCAATGGAATCTTTCACTAGTGCCCAGAGGCAGAGTGTGAACTTCTCTGCCTGGGCATCCCTCAGAGCTTTTCCAATTCTTTCCCAGGTTCTCTTGTTTAaagttttttcctctctgaaccatgggcagTAAGAATCTATTTGTTCTACAAAATTTTGTAACTCATGTTCTTCAAACCCAATTCCTTTCACCTGAAGCAGATCTTGAAGACTTCGGACATAAACCTGCCTAGAAGTTCCTATCCCCATTGTACGCTGCCACCGTGAGAGATGAGGGTGCCAGGTTAGCACTTCATCACTCAAATTGTCATCGTGCCTGTAATAAGTTAAGGAGGTTTAGAACCTATGCTAGCATGAATATGTTTTTTCCCCCAGGATGCACGATACGATACTTGTTACATGTGGAGCTCCACTGGCAGCATTTGGATTTTTCCGCTGTCTTCAGGCCCCAGGCCATGTTGGGTGCCACTTGAGTGTTCCTGCCCGTGGAAACACTCCAGTCTAGGTTCTtcctgaagggcgggaatatccaAAAGGGAATAGGCTGTGAAAGGAAATTTAAGCCAAGGCAATTTCTTACTGGtcaaggctcgaagtttaataacTGAATTCTGTTTAAGTAACATGGGAAAATCCCCAGCCCCATCtttagtctttgaagttgccggtGGCGGTCTGATCATAGGCGGATCCAAGGGattgtaggcgggtccaaggatcgaggtgGGGATGAGTGTCTGTTCGCATAGGCTGTCCAAGGATGCTGcgttctgggagatctggggaggtcctctcggtaggcaatggagacacagcaactctctggtggacctcagcgcctgtagggggttggtgttttgaaggagagtgattagtgtaacagcaaacagtatcaaccaaacagaccccctCCCCCGGAcctccaggaactaaaccaccaaccaaagactgcacatggaaggactcatggttccagctgcatatgtagctgaggatggccttatttggaaTTAATgggatgggaggcccttggtcctgtgaaggcttgatgtcccagaataggggaatgttaggcagtgaggcaggagtgggtgggtttgtaggggagcaccctcagagaagcagggtgtataggggattttctgaggggaaacaaggaatgggattacatttgaaatgtagataaataaaataaccaataaaaattttaaaaattaataaaagtatttcccttagaaaaataaaataagcaataagtaaattaaatatcaatatattaatataattttgttttttaaataaatttaattagtactataattttatattttaattctttaattgctGTACAGAATTTTTACATATGTATGGGACACCATATGTTTTGGTATATGTTTATGCTGTACAATGACCAATGACAATAACAATTTATTACGTTTCTCATGGGTGCATCCACAATCCACAGTTAAGCTTACCTCCCATAGAATTATTTGTGTTAaaggacaaaaaataaaagtaaataaataacaaagactGACAAATATACAAAGAAGGAAGTTTTCACACCACTGGTAGTATAAGTTAGGAGAATTATGGAGagcagtttggaggttcctcaaaagACAGATATAAATGTTACTGTCTGACCCAGACATTTCAGAATGGTAGTATACCCAAAAATATGAAATTGGCATTTCAGAGAGAAACATATACTCCCTTGCTAGACCGTTGTTCAGGGCAGCTAAAATAGATTTAAGCCAGTTGTCTATCAACCACTGAATGTAGAAAGTGCAGTTGACACATATATCCTCTATCTTGCTTAACTATTGAAGATGGAACCCTTATCTAAGAGATATGGATGAAACTTAATGATGTtatacagaaagaaataagaCACATAATAAGAATAAGTAGAATAAGAACATAAAAAATGACAGTTAAGTGTACATTATATACTCTGAAAAAATTGTAAcagtttattacattttaaagctAACAGATTTATGGCACCAATGAAGTACAACACCTCTCATCACAGAAAGGAATGTCACTTTTAATTCCCTTTGTGGCCTGGGAATTATAATGACCACAAATAAACTCTGGCTCTCCAGATGACTGGGCATATGTTGAATAAGTATGCTACTCATGCTTCAGGGTCTGAAGCTGGAATAAATATCTGATTTCAGAAACTCATAGAATATACTATCTAGCATATATCAACATCAGTTTCCTGATAGGTGTCACAAGGGAATTATTGATACTGCCTAGTACCCCAGAAGCAGTTTTATAGTGATCACACAGAAAAGTTTCTCTTTAACTTTTGTCCTTATCTAGTTGAATTATGTTTAAGTGGCCCCACTAGGGATTTACAGTCTCTCAAGTGACTCattaattttatagaaattcCATGAAGGACATTCAAATGGACTCAGAGATTATATCAGAATCTATTCCACATTATTGAGAAGAACATAGTCTTCTTGGTCAGGACTGGAATTTGAATTACTCCATAACATCACGGTTCTTATGAATACCATTCTCATCCAGCTCTTACCTAGTACTAATTtataaggagattttttttctcctgaatgtCAGAGTATAAAGAACATTTCCTACCATCATGTAGTCTTTATGGAGCCATGATATACTGCCTTCTTATTCTCTGTGTATAATGCTGACCAAAACCTCATGAACTGTTATTATATTTCACCTGTAAGAGGACTGACAAAGTTTCTCTGGAGGCACTCCCTCAGTTATCTGTGGCAGCAGCATCTCAGCATCAAAGATAACTTGCTCTTTGGTGAGTTTCCTTAGATggctaatagaaaaaaaaatttgaaattgtTGAGGGAGCACCTAAAAGACtccattttatgaatattttcttcaaacaaaaataaaaataacatttctataATGTTTCACAACTAAAAGTGAATAGTCATGAATATCAAAACTTATGGGCCATAAGTATGTTGTTAAAGTATAGATAATTATTTGCACttacagacattaaaaaaaacagagcTGAGATATATGGTTGAATTGTCTAGCATGATATATGTGATAAAGTAATATTAAAACTTAAGTCATCGATCAAAGTCAGAGGAAATCTCAGTGTCAAGTAGTGACAAGACCAGAGTGGCCTATTCTCAGCTCAGGAGCTATTTCTTTTGATGGCTGCTGAGAAAGGAAGAGTAGGATTTTTAAGGAATGTTTGTCCAGAGAGACTACCTCTGCTCCTATAAGCTGTACACTTAGAGACAGTCCTGAGTGAACTCTGAGGGGTTagcaaaaaaagaacaaaagaacacatgaggTAGGAAGTAGTGGGGATAGTATAGGAGAGAGGCTGAAAGGGGAAAACGGGGTTTGGATTTCAccaaaacaataattataaatacatgaaattctcGTCAgtgaaaaacacaaataattaagACTATCTCcttttagaaaatattagaaaatgcaATCTGTTCTTATAGGTCTGTCTGTGTAAGAGTAAGTCAACTCTCTCTTATTCCCTATCTCATTAGTTAGTTTGCTTAGGAAATAGAATTtcaaacaatgtaaaaaaaaaaaagaaacttttctgcATTTTCTCATCTGCATTTTTGAATGTcaatgaaatgtaaaattaacTATTCCAtgttgaaattttatataaaattaattatatcacTTCCTCACAAGACGTTAGCATGAGAATATATACAGTAAATCTCTAAGAatgtaagaaaatgttttcaaattgatcattataattttcatttctgaaggacagaaaatttttgttttaaaaacccaTTTTAGCAATTAATTCTTCAGAGTCTTTAAATTCCTCTATGATAAGCTAAGTTTAGCAATTATGACTTTTCCTTTTCTCAATTGTATCAAAGAGTAGAGTTTATACTCAATTAATGTTTCccaagttgttttgtttgctgatAAGTTGCAATGCACTGAGATGAAGTAAGGAGAAGCCTCTCAGAAGGTTCAGATATGGCGTGCCTGTCACTACAGTTGAGGAAACATGGTGATCAGAAAAAGGTTTACAATGTACAATTCTCATCTCCTAAAATGTATCTCAATACTAGGTTACTGTGTAGACATTCAAGCACTTCTACAAAGTGCTACTAATCTGattgatataaaaaaaatatttttgtgctttCCATTATCAATTCATCAGTTGAACAATAACTAATCAATTATCTCAACTGAGTTtatcattatttaatattattattaatagtattGTCTGCATCAGACAAGTGTAAATGAATGATGATTGGAAAGATAGATGCCATAGTCTACGTGGTCTAAAATAGTTATAGCATAATTGGGTTCTAGAAAGAGTGACTAAATATTTGCTTTGAAAGCTTGTTTACAGGATTAGAGATTaacaaattaatataatttaggttaaacaaaaacaaataaagggacaggaatatagaaataaatgaaacaaatagacAGTGATCTTGTAGAATTTAATACAaccataaatgaaatatttatcaaaCTGGCTCTAATAAAAATTGATTGTTTTAAGTATCAGGCTCCTAAGGGGCAATGTAAACACTCTCACATATTTGTATTCTTTACATGAAGATGATGGCAAGGTTGAAGTTGTCTCCAAAACAGTCTTGGGTAAAGCCATAGAATATTAATGATAAAGAGAAAACAGTGGGCTTGCAGAGACTGTGGTATTGGGAAAAAGAAGTGTTTACATGTCACATAgaaacatatgtgcacacataaagtTGTTTTAAAGCTTTTAGTAGTGAACTTAAGACAGGTAAGTATCAAAATTTGCAATTCAAATTTGGATTTTAGTAAGGTTTTGATCCCAGAGTCTAACCTTGAACACATGAGCTCTTTTTCCTTGACATCCTTCTTTCAGAATTTATGCTTGCAAACATCCGATTCCAAAAACCTCTGTCTTACTTGATCCACAAAAAGAAGATTTAATGAATAAGATCCAGGTCATTTCTTCATGTTTATAGCATTGCTATCTTGGTTTTCTTACATTAAGAAAATGACCATTCCTGAATGCTTCCCGGAATCAACTTTTACCTTATTTGGTTTTTCTGATATGTGCTTATAATTCTTCTACTGATATCCatgatgtattttgtttttatatttcttttcttttactcattttcttattattaaagGTTTAGAAGAGCAACACAGCCTGATAGGACACGGTGCTAGAGAACTTCACCCTCTATTACAGAAAAGATGAGATGAAAGAGTAAGTATCCAAGGAGAACTTCATCCTAATGAGAGAGCTGAAAGAAACCATTCTCTAGACTCTGCTAAGACCAGAAGTGttacacatttaaaacatttggCGTTGTAAATTATTCACAGAGCCCATTTCTGTATACCCTGCCACATATAAGAGAGCTAAACAGTGTGATAACAGTGAAGATTAAATTTGCAAGTAAGAGTGCTGTACTTAAAACTTGGATCTGACCACAAGTCTAATCAATTAGCACTCTACCATCCTATCCCCTCAAACTTTCTCAAGTGCTGAGCAAAACCTCAGATTCTTCAGTCATAATGCAACTGGGGAACTATAAACATTCGTTATAATACatttacacagagaaagacaaagccaTAAGCAGAAAGACAACCCCAACAATCCCACAGTGCCAGTACCTAATATTTCTAGATATGTACTTTCATAGTGTCAGTAATATGCAATTACTTTTAAGTGGTATGCTGTTTTACATTCTCATTATTAAcaattttcttgattttgttaGATTTTTCATGCTGTCATTTTCAACTATTGGAGAGACTTCCACCATATCCTTAAGAACTCTTCCCCTATTGATACTTTTTCAAAATTTTGCTCCATTCCACTGAAAATTATAGCAAAATTTCCTATCTATACTTTATAGACAgattatttgaaaaaagaaattcctcaagaCAATATTCCTGATCAAAGGATATGCTTTTCTTACAGTCCTTCACTGTACAGTATCAAGATGTATTACAATAAAAGCATATGGCAATTACACTCAGTGTGGATATTTGACAGTAGGACTGTCTCTCAAATTCAAATGCCACAAGCAGTTATCCCTCATTCATTATAGTCAATTTGGTCTCAGAAAGTTGTTTCTCAttcatctgtttattttaatgttaatgaaAATGGATTTTAAGTGTTTACCTTTAAGAttcttaaaaatctttattttcaattttttttttgctttatatttatttattctttttacagaTCAGGTTTTTATCCTAAccctggtctaccctctgactgtttcacatcccattcctcctaaCCACCCCCCTGTCCCCACGAGGATGTCTTCACCACTCAGCCCCctcccaaccagacctctaaactccttgagGCGTaggtctcttaagggttaggtgcatgttctctgattgaacccagacctggcattcctctgctatatatgtgttgggggcttcatatcatatgctgtctggttggtgatccagtgtttgagagatctcagatgtataggttagttgagactgctggtcctcctgcagggtcaacctcctcctcagcttcttccaacctttccctaattcaaccaaaggggacagcagcttctgtccattgattgggtgcaaatatctacatctgactgtTTCAGctctttgttgtgtcttttagagggcagtcatgataggtccctttttgtgagtactccatagcctcagtaataatgtcaggccttgggacctcccattgagctggatcccactttgggcctgttgctgaaccttcttttctttaggctccttttccatccctgcagttctttcagacaggaacaattatgggtcagagttttgactgtgggatggcaaagcCCTtgtcacttgatgccctgtctccctactgtcaggcatttaatctaaggtccttcccttcgagtgctgagagtttctcacctcgcaggtccctgttatttttgctgaATTATAAAATGTCATTGTTACTAAATTTGCATATTGTGTTCTTTAATcaaagaaattttacattttttttgtctcaCTGCCCCCTGACCCCCCAAAACCCCATAAATTCTGCCAGTTTATTACTTGGTTAAATACATTTATGTACCATGAGATCTTAAAAATCATGTGAACCAGACTTTAGCTTTCCttgattttcaacttaaattttCCCATAAGGatgaatttttatgtatatgatttgaGAAATAACTACAAATGTTAGGATTTCAAGCCTTTGTAATTGTGTTGAGATAGTAATGATTGGtaattgatataaaattattGGGTGTTCTGCCAGTGCCATTCTAAGTACTCCCTATCAGGAactaagaggagggagggattggAGGGGTTTCTCTTCTCAGATCTATTTCCCAGGTAATGAAACTAATAAGAATGGTATTGGAGGTTGAGAAATAAAGCAATCAATGCAAGAGACTTAGCAGTAGTGAGCCTATGTTTAAATTCCCACTACAGCACATAATATTGTAACCTTGAGcaaatgtccaattttcttatctgtaaaacatCACATAGAATCTATAAATCCTGAGAAAGTTAATATTAAGACTTTTAGCCATTCGTGGATTTGCAATATGAAAAAATAGTTTTCCTCTAATGACATTAtgtgtaattttttcttttattttaattagcagATAAAAATATTCCTTTGTTCTTAAATATAGCAGGATTTGTCAGtgcattaatatttttcttctttaagtgtaTTCACTGACATGTTACTTATTACTCATTTATTCAATTGTTCTTTTATCTTGCTTGGTTGAGAATTAGGAATCCATCAACCTTtggacaaaatttaa
Proteins encoded in this region:
- the LOC110331401 gene encoding LOW QUALITY PROTEIN: endogenous retrovirus group K member 8 Gag polyprotein-like (The sequence of the model RefSeq protein was modified relative to this genomic sequence to represent the inferred CDS: deleted 1 base in 1 codon; substituted 1 base at 1 genomic stop codon), producing the protein MIRPPPATSKTKDGAGDFPMLLKQNSVIKLRALTSKKLPWLKFPFTAYSLLDIPALQEEPRLECFHGQEHSSGTQHGLGPEDSGKIQMLPVELHMHDDNLSDEVLTWHPHLSRWQRTMGIGTSRQVYVRSLQDLLQVKGIGFEEHELQNFVEQIDSYCPWFREEKTLNKRTWERIGKALRDAQAEKFTLCLWALVKDSIDEEILLAFHSTEAELKECQGNSKLGRYGDSDDELTPQEGDPLQKGATRYSDEDWSLYKSESSVPPMTSAKAGAAQLDLQLCKLEFEINLQKLTKELQELKAASFAGKNIYPEIHQPQLEEAVCRTRGEGHDSSNVLAFPAAKMFNQQNNRVGQYQTLEFKVIKELKAAVAQYGPTAPFTQALLDMLVESHLSPQDWKTLCRATLSGEDFLLWSAEWQXACKRTASLNVQAGNPNWDINMLLGEGKYEGNLNXIGFPVGVYAQVARAAHRAWNLLPTTGDFNGGLSGIRQGPDELYQEFVDRLLRAASKIAGDSQTGIPFVTQLAYENANAACRAAIRPYKGQMDLAGYIRLCAEIGPSCGQSLALAATLQGSTAWKMPSHRRGDNACFKCGNVGHFQGNSPKNKIAEGGKINRAPGICPRCKKGNHWARECKSKTDRQGQPLPGSQRRGSLQALGYERHAVYGASKLLPSQGNPFLNSSGQSQKVLDWSSXPPPTQY